The genome window ATGTTGTGGAAGGGCTTCACCACCCGGGGCGCGGTGTGGAGCATCTACGGGGGTCTGGCCACCTCCTTGTCACTGGTGTGCCTGTCGCCCGACATCTCCGGAAACGCGGGCGCCCTGCTGCCCGGCCTGGACTTCTCGTTGTTCCCGCTGCACAACCCGGCCATCGTCTCGGTGCCGGTCGGATTCCTTCTCGGCTGGCTCGGATCGGCGCCCTTCCGTGCGGCCGACCGGGAGACCCGCCTTGAGGAACGCGTCATGACGGGTGTTCCACCGCACGGATGACGCCACGGCAGATGATCAGCGGATACAGGCCTTCGTGCGCATCAGGAACGATTCGACGTAGTCGTCGTGCGGGATGCCGGGGGAGAGCCAGTGCGTCGCGTGGTCACCGAGAGGGAGGTTGGCGATGCCGGGTTCGTCGACGAGCCGGTCGACCAGCGTCTCGTCGTCGGTGACGGCCGTGAGCACCACGGTGTCCCTGAGCGGCTCGACCCCTGCCTCGGGGCTCCACGGCGCCACCCACACGTGGGGGAAGGGCAGCTCGACGCGGGTCTGCGGAGCATCGGGACCGGATACCTGGTGCACCGCGGGGCGGAGTACCGCGGTGCCGTCCCCGACGTCGTCGACGATCCCGTCGCCGCCCAGCCGCGGAGTGGTTCCGACGGCCGTGGGCCCGGTGCCCGACGGGGACGAGGCCGAGTCCCGACCGCCTGCCACCACGGCACCCCCGACGGCGGTGGTGGTCGCGATGAACGTGCGCCGGGTGGGGACGGACGCGGACGGGGAGGTGCAGGTGGGGGGTGTCGCGTCGGGCAGTTCCGCAGACACAGGTGCTCACTCGCCTTGCTCGTGCGGAATCGGCGAACGCCCGGCGGTCGGGGGCCGATGTCGAGGCTTTCGCACCCGAGCCCGTCACCCGAGTGGCGGTAGCGACAACCATCGCTAAATCACTGACATGAAGCGCCACGTGATGACCGTCGCCGTGACCGCCGACGCACCGATCTTCGAGCTGACCATCCCCTGGGAGGTCTTCGGCTGACCCCATCTCGGTGCGTCGGAACCCTGGTACGACCCGCGTCTCTGCGCACCCTCGGGACTGCGCACCGGCGGAGGGCTCATGCCCGACACCGGCCCGGATCGTGTCCCTGTGCACGGGGGCGTTCGTGCTCACGGCTGCCGGACTCCTCGACGGCCGTCCGGCAGCCACACACTGGCTTCACGCCGAGCGACTGGCCCGCGTCCACACTGCGGTGAAGGTCGACCCCAAGGTGCTCTACATCGACGACAGCGACGTCCTGACCAGCGCGGGAGCCACAGCGGCGATCGACCTGTGCCTGCACATCCTTCGCCTCGACCACGGGGCGGCCGTGGCGAACGATCAGCTCGTTGCGCTGGAGGATGCCCAACAGCCGGATAGGGGTCGACTTGGTGCGGCGGGTGGGAGGTATCGACGAGTGGGCTCCCGGCGAGTTCGGACGTGGGGGAGTGAACTGACATGACGGGCTCCCGAAGATGCGCGACTACCCATCAGGATGGACGTGGTCCCATGCAGAGGGCTGATCGCGGGTTGTAGAGGGCCGTGACAGCCTGTCGATCACAGGGATCCGACAGGGCATGGCGCGTGCACGTGAAGCCCCGGAAAAACATGCATGTTGCAGGTGTTCGGGTGGGTTTCTGGCCGACGGCCGGCCGGTGTTCCGCAGGGCGGCACAGCGATGCGCCGACCGGTCGCCGTCCTCCTACAGTCCACGGCACCAGTCCCCACTGTGGCCCGGGTCACTCTCCATGGCCGGGCCTGCCGGAGGTGAACCGCTCCATGTCCGAGACCAGCAGCGACGCCGTCGCGGTCGGTACCGTCACACCCCCCGCCCCACCGCCCGAGGCCAAGGAGAACGTGTCGCGCGTCGCCGTCGCCAGCCTCGTCGGCACCACGATCGAGTACTACGACTTCGCGGTGTACGGCACCGCTGCCGCGCTCGTCCTGGGCCCGGCCTTCTTCCCGTCCGGCAGCTCCACGGTCTCCACCCTCGCGGCCTTCCTCACCTTCGCCGCCGCGTTCCTCGCCCGCCCCGTCGGCGTCGTGCTCTTCGGCACGATCGGCGACCGGCTCGGCCGCAAGCGCGCCCTGGTGACCTCGCTGGTGCTGATGGGCATCGCCACAGTCGGCGTCGGCCTGCTGCCGACGTACGACACTGTGGGTGTCCTCGCCCCGGTGCTCCTGGTGGCCCTGCGGCTGCTCCAGGGCGTGAGCATGGGCGGCGAGTGGGGCGGCGCCGTCCTGCTCGCCGCCGAGCACGCTCCACCGGGGCGGCGGGCGGTGTACGCGTCCATTCCCCAGATCGGCGCGCTGCTGGGCTTCCTGCTGTCGAGCGCCGTGATCCTGCCGACGATCGCGGTCGCCGGCCGGGACGGCTTCGCCGACGGTGCGTGGCGGGTGCCGTTCCTGCTGAGCACCCTGCTCATCGTTGTCGGGTTCTGGGTGCGCACCCAGGTGAGCGAGTCCCCCGTGTTCCGCGCCGAGACCCCGGGCGACCGCCCCGCCGCCCCGCGGTTCCCGCTGGGCGCCTTGGTCAAGGAGTACCCCGGACAGCTGCTGCTCGGCATCGGGTCGGCGGTCGGCGGCTCCGCCGTCTACTACCTGACGATCGTCTACAGCCTGTCGTACGGGCCGAAGGCGCTCGGCATGGCACAGAACACGATGCTGGCCGCCGCGAGCGTGGCCGCCGGCATCACGGCCGCCGCGGTGATACCGGTCGCCCGGCTGGCCGACAAGGTGGGGCGGCGGCCGGTCATCATGACCGGGGCCATCGGGTCCACGGTGTGGGCGCTGCCCA of Streptomyces phaeolivaceus contains these proteins:
- a CDS encoding MFS transporter gives rise to the protein MSETSSDAVAVGTVTPPAPPPEAKENVSRVAVASLVGTTIEYYDFAVYGTAAALVLGPAFFPSGSSTVSTLAAFLTFAAAFLARPVGVVLFGTIGDRLGRKRALVTSLVLMGIATVGVGLLPTYDTVGVLAPVLLVALRLLQGVSMGGEWGGAVLLAAEHAPPGRRAVYASIPQIGALLGFLLSSAVILPTIAVAGRDGFADGAWRVPFLLSTLLIVVGFWVRTQVSESPVFRAETPGDRPAAPRFPLGALVKEYPGQLLLGIGSAVGGSAVYYLTIVYSLSYGPKALGMAQNTMLAAASVAAGITAAAVIPVARLADKVGRRPVIMTGAIGSTVWALPMFGSMGTGNGLVITGAFTVGLVLFILMFAPIAAFLPELFPARLRYTGASATFILANTLGGGFAPLVATWLNSQWKSPLVLGVYAGGLCLVSLLCVLALPETRDRDFAA